In one Spirosoma rigui genomic region, the following are encoded:
- a CDS encoding DUF4097 family beta strand repeat-containing protein, translating to MTMYLIPLLAGLMISCAQSEAQSQEAATEHIRKVFPVARAGASVLVIYNINGLINVEGSTDDTVTFDVDKRITSDDKQALAKGKQELKLAFEQKGDTVMAYIVEPFDSRPNRNNRGDRDDRRIHYDFTLDFTVKIPRGMNVNVSTVNRGDVRVKDVAGALWVRNVNGAIALTNARGATDVHTVNGNIDANYLDNPPDKSSYYTLNGNIRVSYPPSLSADMRFKTFQGEFYTDFTEAEILPVQVVKNQEREGDKTVYKLNKTTAVRVGTGGKTLRFETFNGNVYIKKQS from the coding sequence ATGACAATGTACCTCATCCCCCTGCTGGCGGGACTGATGATCTCGTGTGCCCAATCGGAGGCACAATCACAGGAAGCCGCCACCGAACATATCCGCAAAGTATTCCCGGTAGCCAGAGCCGGGGCCAGCGTGCTGGTCATCTACAACATCAACGGCCTGATCAACGTCGAAGGATCGACGGACGATACCGTAACCTTCGATGTCGACAAGCGGATCACCTCCGACGACAAACAGGCGTTGGCGAAAGGAAAACAGGAGTTAAAGCTTGCTTTCGAACAGAAAGGTGATACCGTTATGGCCTACATCGTTGAACCCTTCGATTCGCGTCCCAACCGCAACAACAGGGGCGACCGGGATGACCGCCGGATTCACTACGACTTCACCCTCGACTTTACCGTGAAAATTCCGCGGGGCATGAACGTTAACGTATCGACCGTGAACCGGGGTGATGTGCGGGTGAAGGACGTAGCGGGTGCCCTATGGGTGCGCAATGTGAACGGAGCCATTGCCCTGACCAACGCCCGGGGGGCTACGGATGTCCACACCGTCAACGGTAATATCGACGCCAACTACCTGGACAACCCGCCCGATAAATCGTCGTACTACACCCTCAACGGCAACATTCGGGTAAGTTACCCACCCAGTCTCTCCGCCGACATGAGGTTCAAAACCTTCCAGGGTGAGTTCTATACCGATTTTACCGAAGCCGAAATCCTGCCCGTGCAGGTTGTTAAAAACCAGGAGCGCGAGGGCGACAAAACTGTCTACAAACTCAATAAGACAACCGCCGTACGCGTCGGAACGGGCGGCAAGACCCTGCGTTTCGAGACGTTTAACGGCAATGTATACATCAAAAAACAATCGTAA